The nucleotide window GGAGACCACCACATGCTGGTGGCCTGCGGGGGGCTCCATGGCAGCGGCCTCCATGAGCAGGCCGAAGCCGTCGGAGCCGCCCCCGGCGGTGGTCAGGACGAAGGGCTCGTCGAGCGCAGTGGCCTGGGCCTGGGAGTCCTCCAGGCGGGAGCGGCCGTGGGCCAGGTAGCCGGTGAAGCGGATCCGGTCGCTGAGCACCCCGGGGGCCTCTCCGGTGTCCACCAGGTTGTGGACCTTCGGGTCGCCGTAGACCCACACCTGGTCGATGAGCTCGCGCAGCAGCTCACCGGAGCCCAGCGAGGCCCACTCACGGGCGAGCGTGTCAGGGGAGTCCAGGATCTCGCGCAGGCCCAGCACCACGCGCGATCCCGGGTGGGTGCGCTTGAAGCGCCTCAGGGGCTCGCGCAGCTCCTGGCGCACCCCGTAGGGGTGGCGGTCGATGATGACCAGGTCGGGGGCGAAGGACAGCAGCGAGGCCTCCAGCAGGCTGGAGCGCAGCACCGCCAGCTCATCGCGGCTCGCCCGCAGCCGGCGGGGCAGGTACATGCCCCCGGTCTTCTTGACCCCGGGAAGCACCAGCCAGTCGAAGCCCTGGGGGAGCTCGAAGCTCCCATCGGGCGTCAGGCCGGTGGCCACCAGGCCGGTGACCTCGGTGGAGGCGATGTCGGGCAGCTGCTGCGCCAAGTGGTGGGCCAGCGCCAGGTTGCGGCGCAGATGGCCCAGGCCCTGGGCATCATGGCTGTAGAGCATCACCCGGATGGGGGCGGCGTTCATAGGAGGCACCTCTTCATCATCAGCCTGCGAGCGGAGTGCAGGAGGCCCTACTCCGGGCCACACTGCAAGCCTGGTGAACCATCGCAAGGTGAGGATGAGGACAGGATGAGAGAGTTCTTAAACTCGTGAATGCCCTGGTCAGACCGCCCCCAGAACCGGTTTCGAGCCTGCCGCCGGCGGCGTCGTCACGCCCCGCGACACTCCCGGGCCCGGCCTGCCCGCGCTATCCGGCCTGCTGGGGCTCGACGTCGACCCACCGACAGCCCATGGCCCCGATCTCCAGGTCCCAGGTGCGGCCCTGGCCGCGCGCCGTGGTGCGTACCGCCTGGCGCGCATTATTGGTCACCAGGAAGCGTCCCGCCTCCGGGTACCAGGCGATCTCGGTCTGCGGGCTGGAGGTCCACCAGCCCTCCTCGATGAGGTCCTCACGCCCCGCCGCCCAGTACAGGGCGCGCTGGAGGGTGCGGGAGTTGACATCGCTGTAGGGCAGCCCCGAGAAGTAGACCGCCCGCCCCTGCCCGAAGCCGTTGGCCGCCACCCTGACCGAGCCCTCGGTGCAGGCCAGCACCTGCGTGCCCGGCCCCAGGGCGTAGACATCCCCACCGGCCCCCTCGCCGTGGTCGAGTGCCGCCAGGCCCTGCTCATCGCGCGGCAGGTCCTCGGTGATCGGGTGGTGGGGGACCAGTGTGGGGTAGCGGTCCGTGGACAGGGTCAGCTGGCGCTCCCTCTCGACGCCGAGCACATCACCGAGCTGGAGGAAGGCCCCGCCCTTGTCCCAGGCGCTGGGCTCGCCCACCCCGACCAGGCCCCCGCCCCGGGCCACCCAGGCGCGCAGCACCTCGGCCAGGCGCGGGTCGTCCCAGGCCGGCCCCCCGGAGAAGGCGGTGGCGGCCGCACCGGCGTTGATGAGCACGCCGACGTCCTCGGGCACACCGCCGTCGAGCACCTCGTCGAAGGACAGGAAGCGCACGGTGAAGGGCAGTCCGGCCAGCGACTCCAGCACCCCGGCATAGGTGTAGCAGGCCTTGTACCACTGGGCGTGGGCGACCATGTGGGTCTGCCAGCTGCGCAGCGCCCCCCAGGAGTTGAGGATCCCCACCGTGAAGGGGGCGCACCACGGCTCGCGGCCCGCACTGAGGTCGTGGATGTCGCGGAACTCCTGGCAGATCTCGGCCGCGCGGGCCACGAAGTCGGGGAACTCCAGGGCCAGGGACACATACCCCCCGTACCCCATCCGGTCCAGCGGGCGGCGCACGATCGCACGCCGCGAGGACAGCCAGAAGTCATTGGCCTGCCCCACCGGGTCGCCGCCGTCGTGGTTGAACACGTCGGGGAAGAAGTAGGGCAGGAAGCGCACCTCCGTGCACTCCACCCCCGGGATATCGCTGATGAGGCGGGTAGTGGCCGCCGACCCCGCCGAGCCCACCACGGCATCCAGCCCGATGGAGGCGAAGTGCGGCCCATAGGGCTCGGTGCCCATCCAGTTGTCCCCCAGGAACATCATCGCCTTGCGGCCCTGGGCATGCACCAGGTCCACCAGCTCCTTGGCGCGCTGGGCCACGAAGCGCGAGGTGAAGTCGATCCAGTCCCTGAAGGCCCGGCTGGGCGGGCGGAAGGGGGAGTTGTAGTACCCGGCGTCCACGAAGTCCTCAGCGCGCAGCGCATAGCCGTACTCGGCCTCGAATGCGTCGATGGCCTGCGGGGAGACCGAGGCGGAGTAGCCGAACCAGTCGACGAAGCGCTCCCTGCCCTCGGCGTTGAACACCAGGGTGAAGTGGTAGAAGAAGGTGGTGAAGCGCACCACGTCCACCTCGGGGTGCTCCTCCAGCCAGGCCGCCAGTGCCGCCCGGGTGTGCTCCCACACCCCGTTCTTGCGCACGTCGTAGGGCCGCTCCTTGACCCGCCCCGGATCGTCCTGCCACCCATTGGTGATGTAGTTGTACATCTGCGTGGAGTCCCACAGCTGCTCGGCCAGGAAGGAGACCGTGTAGACGTGCCAGGCCCTGGGGGCGGCGATGGTCACCGTCCCGCGCTCGCGGTCCACGCTCCAGCCCTCCACCGGTACCACCTCGCCCGTGGTGCGGTCGATGACCTCCCAGAATCGCTCCACTCGCTCGTAGCAGGGCTGGAACTGATCGGCGAAGTAGCCGGCGAGCACATCGATGACCAGGGGCTCGCCGCTGGCGGCGGTCACCCGATCGCTCATGAGGTACTGGTTGATGAGAGTCTCGGGGTGGGCCAGGGCGAAGTCCTGGTCGCCGCGGGCGGGGAAGTAGGTGGAGTAGACCGTGTCCACCAGCTCCGAGGCGATGGCGGGCAGGTCGGTGCCATCGGAGTTGCGCACGGCGTCGGCGCCCAGGAGGGCGACGAGCTCGCGGATCTGGGAGTCGATCCCCTCCTGGATGGGCAGGGTGACGCGGCCGGTGCTGCGGGGCATGGGGGCTCCTTGGGAGGGTTGGGAGGGCTGGCGGTGGTGGATGGCGGGTGGACCGTGGGGCGACCGGAGGCGGTGCCGGCCGGGACGGCAGTCGGCGATGGTCCGGCCGGGCGGGCCCTGACCGTGCCGGTGATCGTGCCGGATGGCTGCGGGCATGCGGGCTGATCTAGACCAGGCGCACCTCGATCCCGGCGGTGCGCAGTGCCTGGACCTGGTCGGCCGGGGCGCCGTCGTCGGTGATGAGCAGGTCGATATCGGCAGCGCGGCAGATGAGCGCGAAGGCGGTGGCGCCCAGCTTGGTGTGGTCGCAGACGACGACGACGCGCCGGGCGGTGCGTGCCAGGGCCGCGTTGACGGCGGCCTCGCCCTCGTGCTGGGCGTAGGTGCCGCGCTCGTCGATGCCCTCGACGCCCAGGAAGAGCGTTCCCACCGTGATGGAGGGCAGGATGAGCTCTGTCAGGGGGCCGGTGAGCTCGTATGAGCGGGCCCGGGCCACGCCGCCGGTGACCACGACGCGCACGCACTGGCGCACGGTCAGCTCGCTGGCGATGTTGACGGCGTTGGTGATGACGGTGACGGGGTTGTCCGGGTCGGTCAGGCCCGGCAGGAGGGCGATCTCGCGGGCGATCTCGGTGGTGGTGGTGCCGCCGTTGAGGCCCACGCAGTCCCCGGGGCCGACCATGGCCGCTGCGGCACGCGCGATGCGGGCCTTCTCCTGGGCCATCCGGGAGGTGCGGTAGCGCAGGGGGAGCTCGGCGGAGGTGGGGTTGGCGTTGGCGCCGCCCCGGGTGCGGGTGATGAGCTGCTGGTTGGCCAGGAGGTCGAGGTCGCGCCTGGCGGTGGCGGCCGAGATGCCCAGCCGCTCGATGATGTCGTCAATGCGGACGCTGCCCTCATCGACGATGATGCCCAGGATGGTGGACAGTCGCTCGTGGCGGGACATCGGGCCCTCCTGCGGGGTGGTGCGGTGTGCGGTTCGGTGGCGGTGCAGTGACGATAGTGACGATGCGGTGAGTATGCGGTGGATGCGCGATGGATGAGCAATGGCGGCCCCGGCGCGATGGGCGCGGTAGGCACCATGCGCCGCGCTGCGCAGTGCTCGCGGCAGCAGCATAGGCCAGGTCGGACCCGAGCGCTCGGATTGTTGTGATGCAAAATGATAGATCTACTGGTAGTCTCGTCGCAATCAATCATCGTGGGCGGTGGGCGAGCCACCGCTCGGATCCTCCAGGAGGCGGCGTGGCCAGTAGGACGACGGTAGAGATCGAATCCCAGCCCCAGGTGTGGCGCAGCGCCATCGAGCGCGCCACGCGGGAAGGCCGGCCCGCCCCGGGACTGCCCACCAGCGGCCAGCGCGTGGCCGTCATCGGCTGCGGCACCTCGTGGTTCATGGCGCAGGCCTACTGCCTGCTGCGCGAGGAGCTCGGCCAGGGCTCCTCCGATGCCTTCACCTCCTCGCTGTTCCCCGTCGGGCGCAGCGGCGACTACGAGCGCATCATCCTCCTGTCCCGCTCGGGCACCACCACCGAGATCGTGGAGACCGCCCGCGACCTGGCCTCCCGAGGGGCGGCGCTGACCCTCATCACCGCAGTGGGCGGAGGCCCCATCGCCGCCCACGTCGACGACGAGATCGTCCTGGACTTCGCCGATGAGGAGTCCGTGGTCCAGACCCGCTTCGCCACCAGCGCGCTCATGCTCCTGCGCGCCAGCCTGGGCCAGGACCTGCAGGGCGCGCTGGAGGACCTGGCTGCCGTCCTGGGCCAGGAGATCCCCCAGGCCTGGATCGATGCCGAGCAGGTCTCCTTCCTGGGCGACGGCTGGTGCTTCGGCCTGGCCAATGAGGCGGGGCTCAAGTGGCGCGAGGCCTCCCAGTCCTGGACCGAGTCCTACCCGGCCATGGAGTACCGCCACGGCCCCATCGCCATCGCCCAGCCCGGGCGCCTGGTGTGGGTCTTCGGCGAGGCGCCCGCGGGAATGGCCGAGCAGGTGGCCGCCACCGGCGCCGACTTCCTCGTCTTCCCCCAGGATCCGGTGGCCGCACTCGTGCTGGCCCAGAGGGTCGCGGTGGCCCGCGCTGAGGCCCGCGGCCTGGACCCCGACCGCCCCCGCCACCTGACCCGCGCCGTCATCCTGCCCCAGGATGAGGGCTGAGCCGTGCCCGACGGCGAGGCGGCGCCCCAGCCGATTCCGGTGCCGTGCTGCGCCCTGGGCGTCGACGTGGGCGGCACGGCGATCAAGGCGGTGGTCTGCGACGCCCGCGGCTCGCTGCTGAGCAGCCTAGAGCTCCCCACGCCCCGCACTCTGGTGGGCCTCAGGCAGGAGGTCGGGAGGGTGGTGGCCGAGCTGCGCGGCCGTATCTCCGCCGGGCAGGTGCATCATGGTGCGAGGGATGGCGGGGCCAGCGGCCCGCCGGTGGTCCTGGAGGACCTGGCGCCCTCGGTGGGGGTGGCCGTGCCCGGGATCGTGCGGGAGTCCGAGGGCATCGCGGTCAATTCGGTCAACCTCGGCTGGCGCGACGTGCCCATGCGCGACCATATGGAGGACGAGCTGGGCCTGCCGGTGGTCCTGTCCCATGACGTGCGGGCGGGGGCCTGGGCGGAGAGCCGCTGGGGCGCCGGTGGCCCCGACTGCCTCTACCTCGCCATCGGCACCGGCATCGCCTCGGTGCTCATGCTCGGTGGCTCCCCGGTCGACGGCGATGGGTGGGCCGGGGAGGTCGGGCTCATGCTCGTGCCCGATCCGGACCGCCCCGGGGCCGACGCTCACCTGGAGTCCATCGCCTCGGCCTCGGCCATGGCCCTGCGCTACGCCGCCACCCTGCCCGGGGGCGCCGATGAGCCCGCGGGCCTCCGGGCCCGCTCCGAGGGCTCCCTGGGGGTGCTGCGGGCCATGGAGGCAGGCGATGAGCGGGCCGCGCGGATCTGGGGCACCGCCCTGGATGCGCTGGCCGACCTCATCGCCACCGGCGCCTGCCTGCTGGGCCCTCTCGACGTCGTCATCGGCGGCGGGCTGATGCGGGCCGGCCAGGAGCACTTCTTCGCCCCGCTGCGCGAGCGCGTCGCCCAGCGCCTGGAGCTCGTTCCCGCGCCGCGGGTGCTGCCGGCGGCCCTGGGCTCCTGGTCCCAGGCCCTGGGGAGCGCGGGGCGGGCCATGGCGGCCGCTCCTCGTGCTCAGGCGGCCCCTGGTCGGATGCCGGATGCGCCCCGCGCGGGTGATGGCTGAGTCGGTCCCGGTTCGCGCACCGCTCAAAGAACGTGGCGCCAATGCTTCGCTCCGGGCGTTGCGGAGGCCCACAAACGCTGCGGTGCATGGCAGGATATTCAACAACTGCACGAATCCGCACTACGGAGGAGACCGGACGTGACCGCCAGTCATGATGCGAGGCGCACGGCGTGAGTACACCTGCGCGCCCGCTGCGCATCGGCATCATGGGCGGAACCTTCGACCCCATCCACCACGGGCACCTCGTGGCGGCCAGTGAGGTCCAGAACGTCTTCGACCTCGATGAG belongs to Actinomyces capricornis and includes:
- a CDS encoding DeoR/GlpR family DNA-binding transcription regulator — its product is MSRHERLSTILGIIVDEGSVRIDDIIERLGISAATARRDLDLLANQQLITRTRGGANANPTSAELPLRYRTSRMAQEKARIARAAAAMVGPGDCVGLNGGTTTTEIAREIALLPGLTDPDNPVTVITNAVNIASELTVRQCVRVVVTGGVARARSYELTGPLTELILPSITVGTLFLGVEGIDERGTYAQHEGEAAVNAALARTARRVVVVCDHTKLGATAFALICRAADIDLLITDDGAPADQVQALRTAGIEVRLV
- a CDS encoding ROK family protein — encoded protein: MPDGEAAPQPIPVPCCALGVDVGGTAIKAVVCDARGSLLSSLELPTPRTLVGLRQEVGRVVAELRGRISAGQVHHGARDGGASGPPVVLEDLAPSVGVAVPGIVRESEGIAVNSVNLGWRDVPMRDHMEDELGLPVVLSHDVRAGAWAESRWGAGGPDCLYLAIGTGIASVLMLGGSPVDGDGWAGEVGLMLVPDPDRPGADAHLESIASASAMALRYAATLPGGADEPAGLRARSEGSLGVLRAMEAGDERAARIWGTALDALADLIATGACLLGPLDVVIGGGLMRAGQEHFFAPLRERVAQRLELVPAPRVLPAALGSWSQALGSAGRAMAAAPRAQAAPGRMPDAPRAGDG
- a CDS encoding glycosyltransferase family protein, translated to MNAAPIRVMLYSHDAQGLGHLRRNLALAHHLAQQLPDIASTEVTGLVATGLTPDGSFELPQGFDWLVLPGVKKTGGMYLPRRLRASRDELAVLRSSLLEASLLSFAPDLVIIDRHPYGVRQELREPLRRFKRTHPGSRVVLGLREILDSPDTLAREWASLGSGELLRELIDQVWVYGDPKVHNLVDTGEAPGVLSDRIRFTGYLAHGRSRLEDSQAQATALDEPFVLTTAGGGSDGFGLLMEAAAMEPPAGHQHVVVSGPQLSDSEFAKVARSGGPRTLVRRTWPGLSRHINDASAVISMGGYNTVCEILATSTPALLVPREVPRLEQLIRASALEQSGAVDLLRSEDADSAALTQWTAAAVERPVSRDHIDLAGLSTVPGLAHELITSPATTAGAPA
- the gnpA gene encoding 1,3-beta-galactosyl-N-acetylhexosamine phosphorylase — protein: MPRSTGRVTLPIQEGIDSQIRELVALLGADAVRNSDGTDLPAIASELVDTVYSTYFPARGDQDFALAHPETLINQYLMSDRVTAASGEPLVIDVLAGYFADQFQPCYERVERFWEVIDRTTGEVVPVEGWSVDRERGTVTIAAPRAWHVYTVSFLAEQLWDSTQMYNYITNGWQDDPGRVKERPYDVRKNGVWEHTRAALAAWLEEHPEVDVVRFTTFFYHFTLVFNAEGRERFVDWFGYSASVSPQAIDAFEAEYGYALRAEDFVDAGYYNSPFRPPSRAFRDWIDFTSRFVAQRAKELVDLVHAQGRKAMMFLGDNWMGTEPYGPHFASIGLDAVVGSAGSAATTRLISDIPGVECTEVRFLPYFFPDVFNHDGGDPVGQANDFWLSSRRAIVRRPLDRMGYGGYVSLALEFPDFVARAAEICQEFRDIHDLSAGREPWCAPFTVGILNSWGALRSWQTHMVAHAQWYKACYTYAGVLESLAGLPFTVRFLSFDEVLDGGVPEDVGVLINAGAAATAFSGGPAWDDPRLAEVLRAWVARGGGLVGVGEPSAWDKGGAFLQLGDVLGVERERQLTLSTDRYPTLVPHHPITEDLPRDEQGLAALDHGEGAGGDVYALGPGTQVLACTEGSVRVAANGFGQGRAVYFSGLPYSDVNSRTLQRALYWAAGREDLIEEGWWTSSPQTEIAWYPEAGRFLVTNNARQAVRTTARGQGRTWDLEIGAMGCRWVDVEPQQAG
- a CDS encoding SIS domain-containing protein; its protein translation is MASRTTVEIESQPQVWRSAIERATREGRPAPGLPTSGQRVAVIGCGTSWFMAQAYCLLREELGQGSSDAFTSSLFPVGRSGDYERIILLSRSGTTTEIVETARDLASRGAALTLITAVGGGPIAAHVDDEIVLDFADEESVVQTRFATSALMLLRASLGQDLQGALEDLAAVLGQEIPQAWIDAEQVSFLGDGWCFGLANEAGLKWREASQSWTESYPAMEYRHGPIAIAQPGRLVWVFGEAPAGMAEQVAATGADFLVFPQDPVAALVLAQRVAVARAEARGLDPDRPRHLTRAVILPQDEG